In a single window of the Acetivibrio clariflavus DSM 19732 genome:
- a CDS encoding serine/threonine protein kinase, translated as MLQIGSLVDGKYKILSKIGQGGMSVVYMAINEKANKTWAVKEVRKDGIKDFEIVKQGLVVEIDLLKKLSHPNLPSIVDVIEDDETFIIVMDYIEGKPLSKILEEYGSQPQEYVIEWAKQLCDVLGYLHTRTPPIIYRDLKPSNIMLKPDGNIMLIDFGTAREFKEKNVADTTCLGTIGYAAPEQFGGHGQTDARTDIYCLGATLYHLVTGVSPCEPPYEIRPIREIDPSLSTGLETIIKKCTQRNPADRYQSCAEVMYALEHYEEMDDNYIRKQRKKLLAFSVAAFLTIFFACSGFISYALAIQTERGSYLNTISEANKSSMVEKKIELFEKAISISPDKSDAYLGLIYCFKSTNDTFDLDEESILKKHLINNKTTLEKNQDVFAEICFEVGKLYWYYYDYGNTSDNKITRMITASNWFNDSLIYGGENFRHKEMATIYRDIGNFYRDIAISTIEASDRGMYIQFWNNLKELLSIIEENENEQEIVKLELYELIRGAVMQYATKFKLDGVTQEDMTGIMDRVSKGLRNIDVTTDKTSEMKQKTEELLEATYEAISLAFNN; from the coding sequence ATGTTGCAAATAGGGTCTCTTGTTGACGGTAAGTATAAAATATTGAGTAAAATCGGACAAGGCGGTATGAGCGTTGTCTATATGGCAATCAATGAAAAAGCAAATAAGACCTGGGCTGTAAAAGAAGTTAGAAAAGACGGGATAAAAGATTTTGAAATTGTAAAACAAGGACTTGTTGTTGAAATAGACTTGCTTAAAAAGTTGAGCCATCCCAACTTACCCAGTATTGTAGACGTTATTGAAGATGATGAAACCTTTATCATTGTAATGGATTATATAGAAGGTAAACCGCTGAGCAAGATTCTTGAGGAATATGGCAGTCAGCCACAGGAATATGTAATAGAGTGGGCCAAACAGCTTTGCGATGTGTTAGGATATTTGCATACACGTACTCCGCCCATTATTTATAGAGATTTAAAGCCGTCCAATATTATGTTAAAGCCTGACGGAAATATTATGCTTATTGATTTTGGAACGGCAAGAGAATTCAAAGAAAAAAATGTTGCAGATACTACATGTCTTGGTACAATTGGATATGCTGCACCGGAACAGTTTGGAGGACATGGACAGACAGATGCAAGAACAGATATTTATTGCCTTGGTGCAACCCTGTATCATCTTGTAACAGGAGTAAGCCCCTGTGAGCCTCCATATGAGATAAGGCCCATAAGGGAAATAGATCCTTCACTATCAACAGGCTTGGAAACCATAATAAAAAAATGTACTCAGAGAAATCCGGCAGACAGATATCAGTCTTGTGCAGAAGTGATGTATGCACTTGAACACTATGAAGAAATGGATGACAATTATATAAGAAAGCAGAGAAAGAAGCTGCTGGCTTTCAGTGTTGCAGCATTTTTGACAATCTTTTTTGCATGTAGTGGGTTTATTTCATACGCTTTAGCAATACAGACAGAAAGAGGAAGTTATCTGAATACAATTTCAGAGGCAAACAAATCATCCATGGTGGAAAAAAAGATAGAGCTTTTTGAAAAAGCAATATCCATTAGCCCTGATAAATCGGATGCTTACCTTGGGTTAATATATTGTTTTAAGAGTACTAATGATACATTTGATTTGGATGAGGAAAGTATTCTCAAAAAGCACTTGATTAATAATAAAACGACATTGGAAAAAAATCAGGATGTATTTGCAGAAATATGTTTTGAAGTAGGTAAACTTTACTGGTATTATTATGATTATGGAAATACATCCGATAATAAGATAACCAGAATGATTACAGCATCTAATTGGTTCAATGACTCATTAATTTATGGAGGAGAAAATTTTAGACATAAAGAAATGGCGACAATTTACAGAGATATAGGAAATTTCTACAGAGATATAGCAATCAGCACTATTGAAGCCAGTGACAGAGGAATGTACATACAATTTTGGAATAACTTAAAGGAGCTTCTGTCCATTATTGAGGAAAATGAAAATGAACAAGAGATTGTAAAACTCGAACTTTATGAACTAATTAGAGGTGCTGTTATGCAATATGCAACAAAATTTAAACTGGATGGGGTCACACAAGAAGATATGACAGGTATTATGGATAGAGTATCCAAAGGGCTGAGAAATATTGATGTAACCACAGATAAAACTTCTGAAATGAAGCAAAAAACCGAAGAGCTTTTAGAGGCTACGTATGAAGCTATCAGTCTTGCTTTTAACAATTGA
- a CDS encoding WG repeat-containing protein: protein MKKKYKNLVPVALVILMALAWYQLNSNAMAKQNEYDKYIEEAQRYENLGILTYAQKNYMDALKIKDTIEIRFKVADCIKGNDEREYLKYCQKILEKYPYNVEIYNRLAEYYQQKKDFKSCFEIIDIAKKRKLSSETLTGIEKAIAFEYSFAYNTYDDVTAFIDGYCVVKRKDYYGFVDTSGKLVIDCIYKKVSSFCDGFAAVVDQTDMSYFIDTEGNKAIATHKDSEYTEFGMISDGMMTAMLNGKYVYLDKSFNKLFGDYDFASAVNNVAAVRIGDSWEIIDKNGQALGGKKYLDVIIDENGYACRKNRIFAKDNEGYRMLDTEGNMVSNQVFDDARPFSFGTLAAVKINDKWGFVDQSGNMVIEPKFDDARSFSYGLAAVKITGKWGFIDTTGEIMIEPEFYDARDFTKEGTCFVKEGEKWQLLKLYRNLSSEG from the coding sequence ATGAAGAAAAAGTATAAAAATCTTGTTCCAGTCGCTTTAGTTATTTTAATGGCACTGGCTTGGTATCAATTAAATAGCAACGCTATGGCTAAGCAAAACGAATATGACAAATATATTGAAGAAGCGCAAAGGTATGAGAATCTGGGGATTTTAACTTATGCACAAAAAAATTACATGGATGCACTTAAGATCAAAGATACTATTGAAATAAGATTTAAAGTTGCAGATTGCATAAAGGGAAACGATGAAAGAGAATACCTGAAGTACTGTCAGAAAATACTTGAGAAATATCCTTACAATGTGGAAATTTATAATAGATTGGCTGAGTATTATCAACAAAAGAAAGACTTTAAGTCTTGCTTTGAAATTATAGATATTGCAAAAAAAAGAAAGCTGAGTTCAGAAACATTAACTGGTATTGAGAAAGCAATTGCTTTCGAATACTCTTTTGCATATAACACATATGATGATGTTACTGCTTTTATTGATGGTTATTGTGTTGTAAAAAGAAAGGATTACTATGGCTTTGTAGATACCAGCGGTAAATTGGTTATAGATTGTATATATAAAAAAGTTTCTTCTTTTTGCGATGGATTTGCCGCAGTAGTTGATCAGACAGATATGAGTTATTTTATTGATACTGAAGGAAATAAGGCAATTGCAACCCATAAAGACAGCGAATATACAGAGTTTGGAATGATATCTGACGGTATGATGACAGCGATGTTGAATGGAAAGTATGTGTACTTGGATAAATCCTTCAATAAACTTTTTGGAGACTATGATTTTGCTTCAGCAGTGAATAATGTGGCTGCAGTCAGAATTGGCGACAGTTGGGAGATTATAGACAAAAACGGACAAGCTTTAGGAGGAAAAAAATATCTGGATGTAATCATTGATGAAAACGGCTATGCATGTAGGAAAAACAGGATATTTGCAAAAGATAATGAAGGTTACAGAATGTTAGACACTGAAGGCAATATGGTATCAAATCAAGTTTTTGATGATGCAAGACCTTTCTCATTTGGGACACTGGCTGCTGTAAAGATTAATGATAAATGGGGATTTGTAGATCAAAGCGGAAATATGGTTATAGAACCTAAATTCGATGATGCACGATCATTTTCTTATGGACTAGCTGCTGTTAAGATCACAGGTAAATGGGGTTTTATAGATACAACCGGTGAAATAATGATTGAACCTGAGTTCTACGATGCAAGAGATTTTACTAAAGAAGGGACCTGCTTTGTAAAAGAGGGCGAAAAATGGCAATTACTTAAGTTATATAGAAATTTGTCAAGTGAAGGGTGA
- a CDS encoding DUF6382 domain-containing protein → MKNFTFETQGANTYLVYEISDNENIDTLSLGMITHNKISGILPVVYTQMDNNKYLKYNISSKIPVKQFFSSVVSKKRLLGVLYSIANGILAAEEYMIEPSSLIFDLEYIYADVSTCEAYMICLPILDKDVDFVDLGSFFKNIVFSIQFDQTENCDYVAKLISYLNSNSVFSLVDFKQILFDLMNNNIPRKNVMPMQPAENEPKQIVRAQNSGINSYAQDLRKPEPVVTQNNNFTVPKTSPPKVNIPENKPNKVNKPVNVGFEIPGMNNGMTAFQKKENEKGKVKAEKPKKEGKGLFSFFTKKSKNSDDAKIAENNFSIPSQEQGYVQQPFPVQSQPNVQKVVSAPPVSQQESKLNFGETTVLSGLKLDETVVLGGESLTVKPYILRIKNNEKIYIDKPVFRIGKERSFVDYYISDNPAVSRSHANIIIRDNNYFVVDTNSKNHTYVDGVMIQSNIEIKIEHGTKLRFANEEFEFRLY, encoded by the coding sequence ATGAAGAACTTTACTTTTGAGACTCAAGGAGCAAATACGTATTTGGTATATGAAATTAGTGACAATGAGAATATAGACACATTAAGCCTCGGAATGATAACACATAATAAAATTTCCGGCATTTTACCAGTAGTGTACACTCAAATGGACAACAATAAGTATCTTAAATATAATATTTCCTCCAAAATTCCTGTAAAACAATTTTTTAGCTCTGTGGTCAGTAAGAAAAGATTACTTGGTGTTTTGTACAGCATTGCAAATGGCATACTGGCAGCAGAAGAATATATGATAGAACCTTCGTCTTTGATTTTTGATTTGGAGTATATTTATGCCGATGTATCTACTTGTGAGGCATATATGATTTGTTTACCTATTCTTGATAAAGATGTAGATTTTGTAGATCTTGGTTCATTTTTTAAAAATATTGTTTTTAGCATTCAGTTTGATCAGACTGAGAACTGTGACTATGTTGCAAAATTGATAAGTTATTTGAACAGTAATTCCGTGTTTTCGCTTGTTGATTTTAAACAGATACTGTTCGATTTAATGAATAATAATATACCGCGAAAAAATGTTATGCCAATGCAACCTGCGGAAAATGAACCGAAGCAGATTGTAAGAGCTCAGAACTCAGGTATAAATTCTTATGCCCAAGATTTGAGGAAACCTGAACCGGTTGTTACTCAAAATAACAATTTTACTGTACCAAAGACTTCACCACCGAAGGTAAATATACCGGAGAATAAGCCCAATAAAGTAAACAAACCAGTAAATGTGGGATTTGAAATTCCAGGTATGAATAATGGAATGACTGCATTTCAAAAAAAAGAGAATGAAAAAGGAAAAGTTAAGGCTGAAAAACCAAAAAAAGAAGGGAAGGGGCTGTTTTCTTTTTTTACAAAGAAAAGCAAGAATTCTGATGATGCCAAAATAGCAGAAAATAATTTTAGTATACCGTCACAGGAACAAGGATATGTGCAGCAGCCTTTTCCTGTTCAGAGCCAGCCGAATGTTCAAAAAGTCGTATCGGCTCCACCTGTATCACAACAGGAGTCTAAACTTAATTTTGGTGAAACAACGGTATTATCCGGATTAAAATTAGACGAAACGGTTGTGTTAGGAGGAGAATCGTTAACTGTTAAACCTTATATTTTAAGAATAAAAAATAATGAGAAGATTTATATAGATAAACCTGTATTTAGGATAGGGAAGGAAAGAAGCTTTGTGGATTATTATATATCTGATAATCCGGCGGTCAGCAGAAGCCATGCAAATATTATTATTCGCGATAATAACTACTTTGTAGTTGATACAAATTCCAAAAACCATACTTATGTAGACGGTGTAATGATACAAAGCAATATTGAAATAAAGATAGAGCATGGTACAAAACTTAGATTTGCCAATGAGGAGTTCGAATTCAGACTTTATTAG
- a CDS encoding PP2C family protein-serine/threonine phosphatase: MVAASTDVGIKKSVNEDSLAVKVYNTPRGKLLFAVLCDGMGGLAKGEVASATVVTAFVDWFTSNLPILSANTIEDSFIRREWERLVITVDEKIKRYGIEHNITLGTTLTSMLMTEERYYICNVGDTRAYEITDKLKQITEDHTIVAREVKLGKLTPDEANNDARKNILLQCIGASENIYPEMFFGETKRNAVYILCSDGFRHEITPKEIFNGLEPDVMREAEQMKRNIEYLINVNKQRLEQDNISVIAIRTF; the protein is encoded by the coding sequence ATGGTTGCTGCCAGTACTGATGTAGGTATAAAGAAAAGTGTAAACGAGGACAGTCTGGCGGTTAAAGTATATAATACACCTCGAGGAAAATTGTTATTTGCAGTTCTTTGCGACGGAATGGGCGGTTTGGCAAAGGGAGAAGTGGCAAGTGCGACAGTTGTTACTGCCTTTGTAGATTGGTTTACGTCCAATTTGCCGATACTCTCAGCCAATACAATAGAAGACAGTTTTATAAGAAGAGAATGGGAAAGGCTAGTGATAACTGTTGACGAAAAAATTAAGAGATATGGTATAGAACATAATATAACTCTTGGAACGACATTAACGTCTATGCTTATGACAGAAGAGAGGTATTATATCTGTAATGTTGGCGATACAAGAGCATATGAGATAACGGATAAGCTTAAACAGATTACCGAAGATCACACTATTGTAGCCAGAGAGGTAAAACTCGGTAAATTGACTCCTGACGAAGCAAACAATGATGCCAGAAAAAATATTTTGCTCCAATGCATTGGTGCTTCGGAAAATATATATCCTGAAATGTTTTTTGGGGAGACAAAAAGGAATGCGGTATATATTCTGTGCTCGGACGGATTTAGACATGAGATAACCCCTAAGGAAATATTTAACGGACTAGAGCCTGATGTAATGCGGGAAGCAGAACAAATGAAGAGAAATATAGAGTATCTTATAAATGTTAATAAACAAAGATTAGAACAAGATAACATCTCAGTTATTGCAATAAGAACGTTTTAG